The following proteins are co-located in the Fimbriimonadia bacterium genome:
- the alr gene encoding alanine racemase, which translates to MPSPMIHEYSRCWAEVDLDNLRHNLRTLRGLLAPGAKHCFVIKADGYGHGLLPVAQCAVNEGVEWLAVATVSEGIALRQAGISCPILVLAPILSLDCDVLVRYDLRNLVEELAAAQALAVAARRQGRSVRVHLKVDTGMARFGAQPEEAVDLACSIADIPCLVLEGIATHFSSCAVDLPYTHKQYEGFIRIVEELERRGLHVPLLHCANSAALIRMPKHVQHALVRSGLLAFGIRNVPCPDVDLRPVLTWRTRIMALREIPAGRRVGYGGTWTTEKRTRIATLGTGYADGYPRELSNKGCVLIHGQEAPIRGIVCMDQTMVDVTRIPEARVGDVVGLVEGPITAERLAEWVGTTPHEIPCRLTGRVPRIYLNE; encoded by the coding sequence GTGCCTTCCCCGATGATTCACGAGTACTCTCGCTGCTGGGCCGAGGTGGATCTCGACAACCTTCGGCACAACTTACGGACGCTGCGCGGCCTGCTCGCGCCCGGTGCCAAGCACTGCTTCGTGATCAAGGCCGACGGCTACGGTCATGGCCTGCTGCCGGTGGCTCAGTGCGCCGTGAACGAGGGTGTGGAGTGGCTTGCGGTCGCCACGGTGTCGGAGGGTATCGCGCTGCGGCAGGCCGGCATCTCCTGCCCCATCCTCGTCCTCGCGCCCATTCTATCGCTGGACTGCGACGTGCTCGTGCGCTACGACCTGCGAAATCTGGTGGAGGAACTTGCCGCGGCCCAGGCGCTGGCCGTGGCCGCCCGAAGGCAGGGACGAAGCGTGCGCGTGCATCTCAAAGTGGATACGGGGATGGCCCGCTTCGGAGCGCAGCCCGAAGAGGCAGTGGACCTCGCCTGCAGCATCGCCGACATCCCTTGCCTGGTGTTGGAAGGGATCGCAACCCACTTCAGCAGTTGTGCGGTCGACTTGCCTTACACCCACAAGCAGTACGAGGGATTCATCCGCATCGTGGAGGAACTGGAGCGGCGTGGTCTCCATGTTCCTCTGCTGCACTGTGCCAACAGCGCCGCGCTGATACGCATGCCGAAGCACGTGCAGCACGCTCTGGTGCGAAGCGGGCTGCTGGCCTTCGGCATTCGCAACGTGCCCTGCCCCGACGTGGACCTGCGTCCGGTACTGACCTGGCGTACACGCATCATGGCGCTGCGTGAGATACCTGCAGGTAGACGCGTGGGCTATGGGGGTACGTGGACCACCGAGAAGCGGACCCGCATCGCCACGCTGGGAACGGGCTACGCAGACGGCTACCCGCGCGAGCTGAGCAACAAGGGTTGCGTGTTGATTCACGGGCAAGAGGCGCCCATCCGCGGCATCGTATGCATGGATCAGACAATGGTGGACGTCACTCGCATTCCAGAGGCCCGCGTGGGCGACGTCGTTGGGCTGGTAGAAGGACCTATCACGGCCGAGCGCCTGGCTGAATGGGTCGGTACGACCCCGCACGAAATCCCTTGCCGCCTCACCGGGCGCGTTCCCCGCATTTACCTGAACGAGTAG
- a CDS encoding phosphodiester glycosidase family protein: protein MLVHLVLAACLATPPTTVARHVAYEVRKVSGVWCHVVRVNLNAPGIKVTGVVSRSIGVLESADSLVNRAKPTVAISGTFHGTILKRPIGDIVIDGSAAYRGHFPSCLAVDWYNRAEVITPKLGKIVDWSNYEFALGGLIRLMRAGKVAPEVGHNTQHVLKPSPRAAVGITPQNKLVMVATRQNVTLSGIGGILKSLGAREAVCLDGGSSTSLYYRGKMLIRPTRALTNLLIVYEDPVQYEARRTVLAPNAKKTARL from the coding sequence CCTATGAGGTCCGAAAGGTCTCAGGCGTCTGGTGCCATGTAGTACGAGTGAACCTCAACGCTCCGGGAATCAAGGTCACTGGCGTCGTCTCGCGGTCCATCGGCGTTCTCGAGAGTGCCGACAGCTTGGTGAACCGCGCAAAGCCTACGGTAGCGATCTCGGGGACCTTCCACGGCACGATCCTAAAGCGGCCAATCGGCGACATCGTGATAGACGGCTCTGCTGCTTACCGAGGCCACTTCCCCAGTTGCCTTGCCGTGGACTGGTACAACCGCGCGGAAGTTATCACGCCGAAGCTAGGAAAGATAGTGGATTGGAGCAACTACGAGTTCGCTCTCGGCGGCTTGATCCGGCTCATGCGGGCGGGAAAAGTGGCTCCAGAAGTCGGGCACAACACCCAGCACGTCTTGAAGCCCAGCCCTCGCGCAGCCGTAGGGATCACGCCCCAGAACAAGCTAGTGATGGTGGCGACACGACAAAACGTGACACTTTCGGGCATCGGTGGCATTCTAAAGAGCTTGGGTGCGCGCGAGGCAGTGTGCTTGGACGGAGGGTCCTCGACCTCGCTCTACTACCGAGGCAAGATGTTGATCCGACCGACGCGGGCGTTGACGAACCTGCTCATTGTGTACGAGGATCCGGTCCAGTACGAGGCTCGGAGAACGGTCTTGGCGCCCAACGCGAAAAAAACGGCCCGGCTCTAG